A genomic window from Chitinophagaceae bacterium includes:
- a CDS encoding CocE/NonD family hydrolase, with product MKKYFLLWLALLPLQSFSQEANKDSVWFAAHYTKIERSIPMRDGVKLFTAIYIPNDVAEKHPTLLNRTPYSVAPYGEHRYTERYSSRGDSTYFHRNYIMVYQDVRGRFMSEGVFEDVRPFLPAKKSKTEIDEASDAYDTIDWLMKNIKNNNGNVGAFGISYPGFYATETALSNHPALKAVSPQAPVTDWFIGDDFHHNGATFLMDNFDFYRSFGVPRPKPLTTYPPIPEVTYQDNYSFFLEHGTFHELKEKFMGDSIKFWNDVAAHPDYDDWWKARNARNGCYNVKPAMLIVGGLFDAEDCFGAWNLYKAIESQSPATNCKIVEGPWIHGGWAKTTGEKLGNIWFEQKTSAWYRSQIELPFFEYYLNGKGADQIKEATIFITGENKWHEFNEWPPKNISAVNLYLQQGGKARLGESNTQDTKISTTGFDEYMSDPMKPVPYTEHIHSERTVEYMTDDQRFASRRPDVLVYETEVLKSDVTLTGAVMADLFVSISTTDADFVVKLIDVYPDDFKYPDSIKINYPMGGYQMLVRGEIMRGRFRNSFSIPEPFIPNQVSEVKFELPDVAHTFQKGHRIMVQIQSSWYPLADRNPQQFIDPYQCETKDLISSNIKIYHDAGHASKIILPVLK from the coding sequence ATGAAAAAATATTTTTTACTCTGGTTGGCTTTGTTGCCATTACAAAGTTTTTCTCAAGAAGCTAATAAGGATTCTGTATGGTTTGCAGCGCACTATACCAAGATTGAACGCAGTATTCCGATGCGTGACGGTGTGAAACTTTTTACCGCCATTTACATTCCGAACGATGTAGCTGAAAAGCATCCGACATTGCTAAACCGCACTCCTTATTCAGTAGCTCCATACGGAGAACATCGTTATACGGAGCGTTATTCATCGCGTGGCGACAGCACTTACTTTCACAGGAACTACATCATGGTGTACCAGGATGTTCGCGGTAGATTTATGAGCGAAGGAGTTTTTGAAGATGTACGTCCTTTTCTTCCTGCTAAGAAATCGAAAACAGAAATTGACGAAGCCAGTGATGCTTATGACACGATTGACTGGCTCATGAAAAATATCAAAAATAACAATGGGAATGTTGGCGCATTCGGAATTTCTTATCCCGGATTTTATGCCACAGAAACAGCGTTGAGCAATCATCCTGCATTGAAGGCCGTGAGTCCGCAGGCGCCGGTAACAGATTGGTTTATTGGTGATGACTTTCACCACAACGGAGCTACCTTCCTCATGGACAACTTTGATTTTTACAGGAGTTTTGGTGTGCCGCGCCCGAAGCCATTGACTACCTATCCGCCTATTCCGGAAGTTACTTACCAGGATAATTATTCATTTTTTCTGGAGCATGGAACTTTTCATGAGCTAAAGGAAAAATTTATGGGCGACAGTATTAAATTCTGGAATGATGTGGCCGCTCATCCTGATTATGATGATTGGTGGAAAGCCCGCAATGCCCGCAACGGTTGCTATAATGTAAAACCTGCTATGCTTATAGTAGGTGGTTTGTTTGATGCAGAAGATTGTTTCGGCGCCTGGAATCTTTACAAAGCGATAGAATCGCAATCACCCGCTACAAATTGTAAAATCGTTGAAGGTCCGTGGATACATGGCGGATGGGCGAAAACAACAGGCGAAAAATTGGGTAACATTTGGTTTGAACAAAAAACATCTGCGTGGTACCGGTCGCAGATTGAGCTACCTTTCTTTGAATACTATCTGAATGGTAAAGGAGCTGATCAGATAAAGGAAGCCACTATTTTCATAACCGGCGAAAACAAGTGGCATGAGTTTAATGAATGGCCACCAAAAAATATTTCAGCAGTCAACCTTTATCTGCAACAGGGAGGGAAAGCACGCCTGGGTGAAAGCAATACGCAGGATACTAAAATTTCTACAACAGGTTTTGATGAGTACATGAGCGATCCCATGAAACCTGTTCCTTATACGGAACATATTCACAGTGAGCGTACGGTTGAGTACATGACAGATGATCAGCGTTTTGCATCCCGGAGACCGGACGTATTGGTATATGAAACGGAAGTACTGAAAAGTGATGTAACGCTCACAGGTGCAGTGATGGCAGATTTGTTTGTAAGCATTTCAACTACCGATGCTGACTTTGTGGTAAAATTGATTGATGTGTATCCTGATGATTTCAAATATCCTGATTCAATCAAAATCAATTACCCGATGGGCGGCTATCAAATGCTGGTACGTGGTGAAATAATGCGTGGAAGATTCCGAAACAGCTTTTCCATTCCTGAACCATTCATTCCGAACCAGGTGAGTGAAGTGAAATTTGAGTTGCCGGACGTAGCGCATACTTTTCAGAAAGGGCATCGCATCATGGTGCAAATTCAAAGCTCCTGGTATCCGTTGGCTGACCGTAACCCGCAACAATTTATTGATCCCTATCAATGCGAAACCAAAGATCTCATCAGTTCCAACATAAAAATTTATCATGATGCAGGTCATGCATCCAAAATCATTTTACCGGTTTTAAAATAG
- the lpdA gene encoding dihydrolipoyl dehydrogenase, translated as MNQYDVTVIGSGPGGYVAAIRCAQLGMKTAIIERYPALGGTCTNVGCIPSKALLDSSEHYHNAAHQFKVHGINLENLSVDFSQMIKRKEDVVKANTSGLNFLMKKNKIDVYSGHGSFLSKNKIAIKKADGTVEEIETKKIIIATGSKPSSLPGITIDKKRIITSTEALVLKEIPKEMIVIGGGVIGCELASVYARLGTKVKIVEYFDSLIANMDRDLGKELQRCLKNLGMEFYLSHKVTGATADEKSATVTAENNKGEQVTFTADYCLVAVGRKPYTDALGLENAGLQTDEKGRIAVNENLETSVPGIYAIGDVIRGAMLAHKAEEEGVMVAETMAGQKPHINYLLIPGVVYTWPEVAAVGYTEQELTKDNHAFKKGSFPFKASGRARAANDMDGFIKVLADKETDEILGVHMIGPRAADLIAEAVVAMEFRASAEDIARISHAHPTFTEAFREACLMATENRAIHL; from the coding sequence ATGAATCAATACGATGTAACAGTTATCGGCTCAGGTCCCGGAGGTTATGTTGCCGCTATACGATGTGCACAATTAGGAATGAAAACCGCCATCATTGAAAGATATCCTGCATTGGGTGGAACATGCACGAATGTGGGTTGTATTCCTTCCAAAGCCCTGTTGGATTCATCAGAGCATTATCACAATGCAGCACATCAATTTAAAGTTCATGGTATCAATCTTGAAAACCTCTCCGTAGATTTTTCGCAGATGATTAAAAGGAAAGAGGATGTGGTGAAAGCGAATACATCAGGTTTGAATTTCCTGATGAAGAAAAATAAGATTGATGTTTATTCCGGCCATGGAAGTTTTCTTTCGAAAAATAAAATCGCGATTAAAAAAGCAGATGGAACGGTAGAAGAAATCGAAACAAAGAAAATAATCATCGCTACCGGTTCCAAACCGTCATCCCTTCCAGGAATTACAATTGATAAGAAACGCATCATCACTTCTACGGAAGCATTGGTGCTGAAAGAAATTCCGAAAGAAATGATCGTGATTGGTGGTGGAGTGATCGGGTGTGAACTGGCTTCTGTTTATGCGCGCCTCGGTACAAAGGTGAAAATTGTAGAGTATTTCGATTCATTAATCGCGAACATGGATCGTGATCTCGGCAAAGAATTACAGCGTTGTCTGAAAAATTTAGGAATGGAATTTTACCTGTCCCATAAAGTAACCGGTGCCACAGCCGATGAAAAATCTGCCACAGTAACTGCTGAAAACAACAAAGGTGAACAAGTCACATTCACAGCAGATTATTGCCTGGTTGCAGTTGGAAGAAAGCCGTATACAGATGCATTGGGTTTGGAAAATGCAGGATTGCAAACGGATGAAAAGGGAAGAATTGCCGTAAATGAAAATCTTGAAACTTCTGTACCTGGAATTTATGCCATTGGCGATGTAATCCGCGGTGCCATGCTTGCACACAAAGCTGAAGAAGAAGGTGTGATGGTGGCAGAAACAATGGCCGGACAAAAACCGCACATCAACTATTTACTCATTCCCGGAGTTGTTTATACCTGGCCTGAAGTAGCTGCTGTTGGTTATACAGAACAGGAACTCACAAAAGACAATCACGCTTTTAAAAAAGGATCTTTCCCATTCAAAGCAAGTGGCCGCGCACGTGCTGCAAACGATATGGATGGCTTTATTAAAGTGCTGGCAGATAAAGAAACGGATGAGATACTTGGCGTACACATGATAGGTCCGCGTGCTGCGGATTTGATTGCTGAAGCAGTTGTTGCCATGGAATTCAGAGCGAGCGCTGAAGACATTGCACGGATCAGTCATGCGCATCCGACTTTTACAGAAGCATTCCGGGAGGCTTGTCTGATGGCTACTGAGAACAGAGCCATTCACCTCTGA
- a CDS encoding TonB-dependent receptor, which translates to MKFYLPASCMLILSILFRPCYAQYQVEGVVTDAATHVALHSVSVYLPELHTGTLTGDGGNYRLDHLPQGNFNIQFSFVGYETKIVAVNAGSTIVQLPVALVRTDIETQEVVIYGTRNSNIKETPKDIVSLSQETMRSNGSLSLSDAVSKLPGMSQLSTGNGISKPVIRGLYGNRIQTVLLGIRFDNQQWQDEHGLGLTDVGTDRIEVIKGPAALEYGSEAMGGVLNIIEEKPAVVGTIQGDASMQLFSNTLGFATDAGVKGATEKLNWRVRIGAESHGDYSDGNNNRVYNSRFDGYQAKLSLGWRNGNWLSVNNYLFSLNHFGFLMEADMKVDSSQRRFSRDFSGPHHTVLINMFTSENTLFKGNSKIRINLGAHINNRQEQEGGNKISLNMVLNTFNANLQWEHYVSDHASWNAGVQSMYQVNTNLGSRQIVPDAHLWENGLYAFWKETLNKLVLEGGLRYDVKNIQTFETGTINTTGSEVQPFNKWFGTLNGAAGASFNPSAHWNFKLNFSSGYRAPNLAELSSNGVHEGTYRYEIGDPEMKVEQNFNVELFAGYESRQWSATVAAYNNHFFNYVYLAPTDDEYFGYQIYRYLQENARLRGGEASVDFHPEAVEWMDFTASYSLVRGKTDAGENLPFIPADKIRGEIKFELLKSSVKWTQTFIKTGIDYVLAQNDPGQFETSTPSYYLFDIAVGSHLHFKKQEVDFSIGCNNLLNETYYDHLSRFKYFGIYNMGRNIFFNLHLPFN; encoded by the coding sequence TTGAAATTTTATTTGCCTGCATCCTGCATGCTGATTTTGTCAATATTGTTCCGTCCCTGCTATGCACAATACCAGGTTGAAGGAGTCGTGACGGATGCAGCCACCCATGTTGCGTTGCACAGCGTTTCTGTTTATCTGCCGGAGTTGCATACAGGAACACTGACCGGCGATGGTGGAAATTACCGGCTTGACCATCTTCCGCAAGGCAATTTCAATATCCAGTTTTCCTTTGTCGGTTATGAAACAAAAATTGTTGCTGTAAATGCAGGCAGCACGATTGTTCAATTGCCTGTTGCATTGGTGAGAACAGATATTGAAACACAAGAGGTAGTTATATATGGCACACGGAACAGCAACATCAAAGAAACGCCAAAGGATATTGTTTCGTTATCGCAGGAAACGATGCGCAGCAATGGTTCCCTGAGTCTGAGTGATGCGGTCTCAAAACTTCCGGGCATGAGCCAGCTTTCTACAGGCAATGGAATTTCCAAACCTGTTATCCGTGGCTTATATGGCAACCGCATTCAGACAGTATTGCTCGGCATTCGATTCGATAACCAGCAATGGCAGGATGAACACGGACTTGGATTAACGGATGTTGGAACCGATCGCATAGAAGTGATCAAAGGTCCTGCCGCGCTGGAATATGGATCAGAAGCGATGGGTGGTGTGCTGAATATTATTGAAGAAAAACCTGCTGTTGTTGGAACAATTCAGGGTGATGCGAGCATGCAATTGTTCAGCAACACTCTTGGATTTGCTACTGATGCCGGCGTGAAAGGCGCCACTGAAAAATTAAACTGGCGTGTACGCATCGGTGCCGAGTCACATGGTGATTACAGCGATGGAAATAACAACCGCGTTTACAATTCACGCTTTGATGGTTACCAGGCTAAGTTATCGTTGGGCTGGAGAAATGGAAACTGGCTCTCTGTAAATAACTATTTGTTTTCACTCAATCATTTTGGTTTTCTGATGGAAGCAGATATGAAAGTGGACAGTTCGCAGCGTCGCTTCAGCCGTGATTTTTCAGGGCCACATCACACAGTGCTGATCAACATGTTTACGTCGGAGAATACTTTGTTTAAAGGCAATTCAAAAATCAGGATCAATCTCGGCGCACACATCAATAACCGGCAGGAACAGGAAGGCGGGAATAAGATAAGTCTGAATATGGTGTTGAATACTTTCAATGCCAACCTGCAATGGGAACATTATGTAAGTGATCATGCTTCGTGGAATGCAGGCGTGCAATCGATGTATCAGGTGAATACCAATCTTGGTTCACGGCAGATTGTTCCTGATGCGCATTTGTGGGAAAACGGATTGTACGCCTTCTGGAAAGAGACATTAAATAAGCTCGTGCTGGAAGGCGGACTGCGTTATGATGTGAAGAATATTCAAACATTTGAAACAGGAACCATCAACACCACTGGCAGCGAAGTGCAGCCATTCAACAAGTGGTTTGGGACATTGAATGGTGCTGCGGGCGCGAGTTTCAATCCTTCAGCCCACTGGAACTTCAAGTTAAATTTCTCCAGCGGTTACCGGGCACCAAATCTTGCGGAGTTGTCCAGCAACGGTGTTCACGAAGGAACTTACCGCTATGAAATAGGTGATCCTGAGATGAAAGTGGAGCAAAACTTTAATGTGGAACTTTTTGCAGGATATGAAAGCCGGCAATGGTCAGCTACTGTAGCAGCTTACAACAATCATTTTTTCAATTATGTCTACCTGGCACCTACAGACGACGAGTATTTTGGTTACCAGATTTACAGGTACCTGCAGGAAAATGCCAGACTGCGGGGCGGAGAAGCATCCGTTGATTTTCATCCTGAAGCAGTTGAATGGATGGATTTTACGGCGTCCTATTCACTGGTGCGTGGCAAAACAGATGCAGGTGAAAATCTTCCTTTCATACCTGCTGATAAAATTCGCGGCGAAATAAAATTTGAATTATTAAAATCTTCCGTGAAATGGACACAGACATTTATCAAGACCGGGATAGATTATGTGCTTGCCCAAAATGATCCCGGACAGTTTGAAACGTCAACGCCATCCTATTACCTGTTCGATATTGCCGTCGGCAGTCACCTGCATTTTAAAAAGCAGGAAGTGGATTTCAGCATCGGTTGCAATAACCTGCTGAATGAAACTTATTACGATCACCTCTCACGTTTTAAATACTTCGGCATTTACAACATGGGCAGAAACATTTTTTTCAATCTTCATTTACCCTTTAATTAA
- a CDS encoding ABC transporter ATP-binding protein: MSLSSIIQINHLSKSYGALNAVNDLNLEVFQGDVYGFLGPNGAGKSTTIRMMLSLITPDEGDIFIFGKKLREHRNEILRNIGCIIEKPDFYLYLSAAKNLELFARLSGVTPSNSKIYETLELVGLRGREKDKVKGYSHGMKQRLGIAQTLIHDPELIILDEPTTGLDPQGIIDVRNLILHLQKDLNKTIFLSSHILSEIELIASRMAILHKGKVVSQGNVAELLSTQELVVSIETSDNEKAAQWITSSAWRSKMESTTGRELHFNLAKNEIPQLTSALQEAGFHLYSVSYKRALEDYFLKLTHHHHDETNRVEPSKMQRK; encoded by the coding sequence TTGAGCCTTTCTTCCATCATACAAATCAATCACCTCTCAAAAAGTTACGGCGCACTGAATGCCGTAAATGATTTGAACCTGGAAGTATTTCAAGGCGACGTGTATGGTTTTCTCGGTCCGAATGGCGCTGGAAAAAGTACTACCATCCGGATGATGTTGTCATTGATAACACCCGATGAAGGTGACATTTTTATTTTTGGAAAAAAGCTGCGTGAACACCGCAATGAAATCTTAAGAAACATTGGTTGCATTATTGAAAAACCCGACTTCTATTTGTATTTGTCTGCTGCAAAAAATCTTGAATTGTTTGCAAGGCTTTCCGGAGTTACACCTTCTAACAGTAAAATCTATGAAACACTTGAACTGGTTGGGTTGCGTGGCCGGGAAAAGGATAAAGTGAAAGGTTACAGTCATGGCATGAAGCAACGGCTTGGCATTGCACAAACGCTCATCCATGATCCGGAACTCATCATACTCGATGAGCCTACCACAGGACTTGATCCACAAGGCATCATTGATGTGCGCAACCTGATTCTTCATCTGCAAAAGGATCTTAATAAAACCATTTTTCTCTCTTCACACATTTTGAGTGAGATCGAACTTATTGCTTCAAGAATGGCCATTCTTCACAAAGGCAAAGTAGTTTCGCAAGGAAATGTTGCGGAATTATTATCAACGCAGGAGCTGGTTGTTTCTATTGAAACTTCCGACAATGAAAAAGCTGCACAATGGATTACTTCATCTGCATGGAGGAGTAAGATGGAATCAACGACCGGCCGGGAACTGCATTTCAATCTGGCAAAAAATGAAATTCCGCAATTGACATCGGCTCTGCAGGAAGCAGGATTTCACCTGTACAGTGTTTCCTACAAGCGCGCATTGGAAGATTATTTTTTAAAACTTACGCATCATCATCATGATGAAACAAATCGTGTGGAACCTTCAAAAATGCAAAGAAAATAA
- a CDS encoding ABC transporter permease subunit — protein sequence MFNLVSIELYKISRKPRSFIGFAAIAVIALLIELALFLDGKAYVQFIIQQVEQSFQIEGNIINGNLVAYILLQTLIVQMPLLVALVGGDLLSGEAATGSIRLLAAKPVSRANIILSKFAAGSFYTMLLICWLGVLALGMGWLLFGRGDLIVVNSDHIAILQSSDTVWRFVAAFFIAFISLSVVTSLSLMLSCFSDNSIGPIMITMAIIILFTIIGTMEIPLFDLVRPFLFTTHMIVWRSMFEEPLPIQQLIISIGVMVLHIFLFLGIALSYFKKKDLLS from the coding sequence ATGTTTAATCTCGTATCAATAGAGTTATATAAGATCAGCAGAAAGCCTCGCAGCTTTATCGGATTCGCCGCCATAGCAGTGATCGCATTGCTGATTGAGCTGGCATTATTTCTTGATGGAAAGGCTTATGTTCAATTTATTATTCAACAGGTGGAACAATCTTTTCAGATCGAAGGAAACATCATCAACGGAAACCTTGTTGCTTACATTCTTCTTCAAACATTGATTGTTCAAATGCCGTTGCTTGTTGCTTTGGTGGGCGGCGATCTCCTTTCAGGCGAAGCAGCAACGGGTAGTATCAGATTGTTGGCTGCAAAGCCTGTTTCACGGGCGAATATTATTCTTTCAAAATTCGCAGCCGGCAGCTTTTATACTATGCTGTTGATCTGTTGGCTCGGTGTGCTGGCATTGGGAATGGGCTGGCTCCTTTTTGGAAGAGGTGATTTGATTGTGGTGAACAGTGATCACATTGCCATACTCCAATCATCGGATACGGTATGGCGTTTTGTTGCTGCATTTTTTATCGCATTCATCAGCTTGAGTGTGGTTACTTCATTGTCGTTGATGCTTTCCTGTTTCAGCGACAATTCCATCGGACCGATTATGATTACCATGGCGATAATAATACTCTTCACCATCATTGGCACCATGGAAATTCCGCTGTTCGATCTCGTGCGGCCGTTTCTTTTTACCACTCATATGATAGTATGGCGCAGCATGTTTGAAGAGCCTTTGCCAATACAACAGTTAATCATTTCAATTGGGGTAATGGTGCTGCATATTTTTTTGTTTTTGGGAATTGCACTGTCTTATTTTAAAAAGAAAGATCTGCTCAGTTGA
- a CDS encoding DoxX family protein codes for MNVKTTNILYWVFTIIFGGLMLFSAIPNLLVNEDSIKLMHDQLGYPVYIISFLGIAKLVGVIIILIPGLNKIKEWAYAGLFFDLAGAIYSGIAVSGKFDPMMLFLLLWIVPGILSYVLWNKRMNA; via the coding sequence ATGAATGTTAAAACAACCAATATTCTTTACTGGGTTTTTACCATAATTTTTGGCGGACTCATGCTCTTTTCCGCAATTCCCAATCTGCTGGTGAATGAAGATTCAATAAAATTAATGCATGACCAGCTAGGATACCCTGTATATATTATTTCCTTTCTCGGTATTGCCAAATTGGTGGGTGTAATCATTATTTTAATTCCGGGTTTGAATAAAATAAAAGAGTGGGCTTATGCAGGATTATTTTTTGATCTGGCAGGTGCTATTTACTCAGGTATCGCCGTGTCCGGTAAATTTGATCCCATGATGTTATTCCTGCTGCTATGGATTGTACCCGGCATATTGTCTTATGTTTTATGGAATAAAAGGATGAATGCATAA